A region from the Methylovorus glucosotrophus genome encodes:
- the rplS gene encoding 50S ribosomal protein L19 has product MADIIKLLEQEEIARLGKNIPEFAPGDTVIVGVNVVEGTRKRVQAYEGVVIAKRNRGLNSSFIVRKISSGEGVERTFQTYSPLIASIEVKRRGDVRRSKLYYLRERSGKSARIKEKLKLRDKPVSAE; this is encoded by the coding sequence ATGGCAGACATTATCAAGTTGTTGGAACAGGAAGAAATTGCCCGTCTCGGCAAGAACATTCCTGAATTTGCACCTGGTGACACCGTCATCGTTGGTGTGAACGTGGTTGAAGGTACACGTAAGCGTGTACAGGCTTACGAAGGTGTTGTGATTGCCAAGCGCAATCGTGGCCTGAACTCTTCTTTCATCGTTCGCAAGATTTCTTCTGGTGAAGGCGTTGAGCGTACATTCCAGACTTACTCCCCACTGATCGCTTCTATCGAAGTGAAGCGCCGTGGTGACGTACGTCGCAGCAAGCTGTACTACTTGCGTGAGCGTTCAGGCAAGTCTGCACGTATCAAGGAAAAGCTCAAGCTGCGTGACAAGCCAGTTAGCGCTGAATAA